A window of Garra rufa chromosome 16, GarRuf1.0, whole genome shotgun sequence contains these coding sequences:
- the egr1 gene encoding early growth response protein 1: MAAAKTEMLLPALQISDHLSFPHSPMDNYPKLEEMIMLNSAGTPFLNATAPEGTGFGSGEPGEHFDHLAGDTLSEISIEKPLSDQTYSTQRLPPISYTGRFTLEPAPNCSNSLWAEPLFSLVSGLVGINPPPTSIPSSTSQATPPSSSSSSSIPSSTSSSTSSASLSCSVHQSEPNPIYSAAPTYSNASPDIFPESGPNFATTVGTSLQYPSSAYPNSKACSTSFPVPMIPDYLFPQQQSEISLVAPDQKPFQTQGGQQPSLTPLSTIKAFATQTGSQDLKSVYQSQLIKPSRMRKYPNRPSKTPPHERPYACPVETCDRRFSRSDELTRHIRIHTGQKPFQCRICMRNFSRSDHLTTHIRTHTGEKPFACEICGRKFARSDERKRHTKIHLRQKDKKVEKGTTAVQSSVANVSISAASPVSSYPSPITSYPSPVSSFPSPVNSCYSSPVHTSYPSPSIATTYPSATSTFQTQVANSFPTSVASNIYSSPVTTPLPDMQATLSPRTSEIC; this comes from the exons ATGGCTGCAGCCAAGACAGAGATGCTCCTGCCTGCTCTGCAGATCTCCGACCACCTGAGTTTCCCTCACTCCCCCATGGATAACTACCCCAAGTTGGAGGAGATGATCATGCTGAACTCTGCAGGGACCCCATTTCTCAATGCCACAGCACCTGAAGGCACAGGCTTTGGCTCTGGGGAGCCCGGCGAGCATTTTGATCACCTTGCTGGAG ACACGCTTTCAGAAATTTCCATCGAGAAACCTCTGTCAGATCAGACCTACTCCACCCAGAGGCTGCCCCCCATCTCTTACACGGGCCGTTTCACCCTCGAACCTGCCCCCAACTGCAGTAACAGTCTGTGGGCTGAGCCCCTGTTCAGCCTGGTGAGCGGGCTGGTGGGCATCAACCCGCCCCCCACCTCCATTCCGTCCTCAACCTCTCAGGCAACTCCCCCCTCTTCCTCTTCTTCGTCTTCCATCCCTTCTTCCACTTCGTCATCCACGTCCAGCGCCAGCCTGAGCTGCTCCGTCCACCAGAGCGAGCCTAACCCCATCTACTCAGCGGCTCCCACCTACTCCAATGCCAGCCCAGACATCTTCCCTGAGTCTGGCCCGAACTTCGCCACCACAGTGGGCACGTCACTGCAGTACCCCTCTTCGGCATACCCCAACAGCAAGGCCTGTAGCACCAGCTTCCCAGTGCCCATGATCCCCGACTATCTGTTTCCCCAACAGCAGAGTGAGATCAGCTTGGTGGCACCCGACCAAAAGCCCTTCCAGACGCAAGGGGGTCAGCAGCCCTCCCTGACGCCGCTGTCCACTATCAAGGCCTTTGCCACCCAAACGGGTTCTCAGGACCTGAAAAGCGTCTACCAGTCTCAGCTCATCAAGCCCAGTCGCATGCGCAAGTACCCAAACCGACCAAGCAAGACACCTCCACACGAGCGCCCCTATGCATGCCCCGTTGAGACCTGCGACCGCCGCTTCTCACGCTCAGACGAGCTGACACGCCACATTCGTATCCATACTGGCCAGAAGCCCTTCCAGTGCAGGATCTGCATGCGCAACTTCAGCCGCAGCGACCACCTGACAACCCACATCCGCACGCACACAGGCGAGAAGCCCTTTGCCTGTGAGATCTGCGGCCGCAAGTTCGCCCGCAGCGACGAGCGTAAGCGCCACACAAAGATCCACCTGCGGCAGAAGGACAAGAAGGTGGAGAAAGGCACTACTGCAGTGCAGAGCTCGGTCGCCAACGTGTCCATCTCAGCCGCTTCGCCGGTGTCCAGCTACCCCTCTCCCATCACTTCGTACCCCTCTCCAGTCTCCTCCTTTCCATCCCCAGTGAACTCCTGCTACTCCTCACCGGTCCACACCTCCTATCCTTCCCCTTCCATCGCAACCACTTACCCCTCGGCAACTAGCACCTTCCAGACGCAGGTGGCCAACTCCTTCCCTACCTCAGTGGCCAGCAACATCTACAGTTCTCCCGTCACCACCCCACTGCCCGACATGCAAGCCACGCTTTCTCCTCGGACGTCCGAGATCTGCTGA